A window of Zingiber officinale cultivar Zhangliang chromosome 5A, Zo_v1.1, whole genome shotgun sequence contains these coding sequences:
- the LOC121980687 gene encoding extended synaptotagmin-1-like isoform X6, with the protein MACNGLLQQVMRLGFDWDSVGTSILLHAKLALGTARIIINSIHIKGDLLLRPILDGQAVLYSFESTPDIRVSVAFGSGGCQTLPETELPGVRSWLVKLFTESITKLLVEPRCHCYSLPIVDLHKKAVGGVLSVTVVSASNLDKINLTVNNSETCQSSSGSIQLPGNLGNKALQTFIKVEIGNLTRRTIVCDGLNPRWDTTFNMMLHGETGILKFYLYESNGSSMNSNYWTSCEIKMKYVADDSTMFWAIGQGSGMVAKQAENCGTEVEMTIPFEGPFSHAELTVRLVLREWQFSDGSTILSKSVPHYLQTRTERKLKVTVLEGRNLATKDKSGKCDPYVKLQYGKASYRTKTIPNNASPVWNHEFNFDEIGSSSEYLEIRCYNTNIFGDENIGSARVNMEGISEGSSRDDWIPLERVNSGEVKLLIEVVKNDDDEISKNPGMKQGSGWIELVLIEAKDLVAADVRGTSDPFVRVHYGTSKKRTKVIYKTLNPEWNQTLEFPDTSSPLTLHVKDHNTVLPTSSIGYCTVEYEGLLPNQTADKWIPLQGVKNGEIHVKITRKRPEVQKKSSLDTPISSFDKAHNISTQMRDMLKQLQCLIDKGDLEALSLALSEVKNAEDDQEKYMIQLESEKALMISKIDELGHEVTRAFSDPANYNT; encoded by the exons ATGGCATGCAATGGATTACTTCAG CAAGTTATGCGATTGGGATTTGATTGGGATTCTGTTGGCACGAGCATATTATTGCATGCTAAGTTGGCACTTGGAACTGCCCGCATTATCATCAATAGCATTCATATCAAAGGAGAT TTACTCTTAAGACCAATTCTTGATGGTCAAGCTGTCCTCTATTCGTTTGAATCAACTCCTGACATTAGAGTAAGTGTTGCATTTGGAAGTGGTGGCTGTCAGACACTTCCTGAGACAGAGCTACCTGGTGTTCGCAGTTGGTTG GTCAAGCTTTTCACAGAATCAATAACTAAATTGTTAGTTGAGCCTCGCTGCCATTGCTATTCTTTGCCAATTGTGGATCTACATAAGAAAGCTGTTGGAGGTGTACTCTCTGTTACTGTAGTTTCAGCCAGTAATTTAGACAAGATTAACTTAACAGTCAACAATTCAGAAACTTGCCAAAGCTCTAGTGGGAGCATTCAATTGCCAGGAAATCTTGGGAACAAGGCTTTGCAGACATTCATCAAAGTGGAAATTGGTAATTTAACAAGAAGAACAATTGTTTGTGATGGTTTAAATCCCAGATGGGATACTACCTTCAATATGATGCTACATGGAGAAACtggaattttgaaattttaccTTTATGAATCAAATGGAAGCAGCATGAATTCGAACTACTGGACCAGCTGTGAGATAAAG ATGAAGTATGTTGCAGATGATTCTACAATGTTCTGGGCAATAGGACAGGGATCTGGAATGGTGGCAAAACAAGCTGAAAATTGTGGGACGGAAGTAGAAATGACTATTCCATTTGAAGGACCATTTAGCCACGCGGAG TTAACAGTCAGGCTTGTTCTTAGAGAATGGCAATTTTCAGATGGTTCTACTATCTTGAGTAAATCTGTCCCTCATTACCTTCAGACAAGAACAGAAAGGAAGCTTAAAGTTACTGTACTTGAAGGAAGGAATCTGGCCACTAAAGATAAATCTGGAAAATGTGATCCCTATGTTAAGCTTCAATATGGAAAG GCTTCTTACCGAACAAAAACCATTCCTAACAATGCAAGTCCAGTGTGGAACCATGAGTTTAATTTTGATGAAATAGGAAGTAGCAGTGAGTATCTCGAGATCAGATGTTACAACACAAATATCTTTGGAGATGAGAATATAGGAAGTGCAAGAGTGAACATGGAAGGAATTTCTGAAGGTTCCAGCAGGGATGACTGGATCCCTCTAGAGAGAGTTAATTCTGGTGAAGTGAAGCTCCTAATAGAAGTAGTGAAGAATGATGATGATGAAATTTCAAAG AATCCAGGAATGAAACAGGGATCTGGCTGGATTGAACTAGTACTTATTGAAGCTAAGGATCTAGTTGCTGCTGATGTAAGGGGAACAAGTGATCCTTTTGTAAGGGTTCATTATGGGACTTCCAAGAAACGAACTAAG GTCATTTATAAAACATTAAATCCGGAGTGGAATCAAACATTAGAGTTTCCTGACACCAGCAGTCCCTTAACCCTGCATGTTAAGGACCATAACACTGTGCTGCCGACATCTAGTATAGGGTACTGTACAGTTGAATATGAAGGCTTGCTCCCAAATCAAACAGCTGACAAATGGATTCCTCTTCAAGGAGTAAAGAATGGGGAGATCCATGTGAAAATAACAAGAAAAAGACCTGAGGTACAGAAGAAATCCAGCTTGGATACTCCTATTTCTTCATTTGACAAAGCACACAATATATCTACACAG ATGAGAGACATGTTGAAGCAATTACAATGCCTAATTGACAAGGGTGACCTAGAGGCGTTATCGCTGGCTTTGAGTGAGGTAAAAAATGCAGAAGATGACCAGGAGAAATACATGATTCAGCTAGAAAGTGAGAAGGCTCTGATGATCAGCAAAATCGACGAACTTGGTCATGAGGTCACAAGAGCATTCTCTGACCCCGCAAACTACAACACATGA
- the LOC121980687 gene encoding extended synaptotagmin-1-like isoform X5: MLKDRKLKLIEKIELQQFSLGSCPPNFGRNGMQWITSGDQQVMRLGFDWDSVGTSILLHAKLALGTARIIINSIHIKGDLLLRPILDGQAVLYSFESTPDIRVSVAFGSGGCQTLPETELPGVRSWLVKLFTESITKLLVEPRCHCYSLPIVDLHKKAVGGVLSVTVVSASNLDKINLTVNNSETCQSSSGSIQLPGNLGNKALQTFIKVEIGNLTRRTIVCDGLNPRWDTTFNMMLHGETGILKFYLYESNGSSMNSNYWTSCEIKMKYVADDSTMFWAIGQGSGMVAKQAENCGTEVEMTIPFEGPFSHAELTVRLVLREWQFSDGSTILSKSVPHYLQTRTERKLKVTVLEGRNLATKDKSGKCDPYVKLQYGKASYRTKTIPNNASPVWNHEFNFDEIGSSSEYLEIRCYNTNIFGDENIGSARVNMEGISEGSSRDDWIPLERVNSGEVKLLIEVVKNDDDEISKNPGMKQGSGWIELVLIEAKDLVAADVRGTSDPFVRVHYGTSKKRTKVIYKTLNPEWNQTLEFPDTSSPLTLHVKDHNTVLPTSSIGYCTVEYEGLLPNQTADKWIPLQGVKNGEIHVKITRKRPEVQKKSSLDTPISSFDKAHNISTQMRDMLKQLQCLIDKGDLEALSLALSEVKNAEDDQEKYMIQLESEKALMISKIDELGHEVTRAFSDPANYNT; encoded by the exons ATGCTAAAGGACCGGAAACTAAAGTTGATT GAAAAAATAGAACTTCAGCAGTTCTCACTAGGTTCTTGTCCACCTAATTTTGGACGAAATGGCATGCAATGGATTACTTCAGGTGATCAG CAAGTTATGCGATTGGGATTTGATTGGGATTCTGTTGGCACGAGCATATTATTGCATGCTAAGTTGGCACTTGGAACTGCCCGCATTATCATCAATAGCATTCATATCAAAGGAGAT TTACTCTTAAGACCAATTCTTGATGGTCAAGCTGTCCTCTATTCGTTTGAATCAACTCCTGACATTAGAGTAAGTGTTGCATTTGGAAGTGGTGGCTGTCAGACACTTCCTGAGACAGAGCTACCTGGTGTTCGCAGTTGGTTG GTCAAGCTTTTCACAGAATCAATAACTAAATTGTTAGTTGAGCCTCGCTGCCATTGCTATTCTTTGCCAATTGTGGATCTACATAAGAAAGCTGTTGGAGGTGTACTCTCTGTTACTGTAGTTTCAGCCAGTAATTTAGACAAGATTAACTTAACAGTCAACAATTCAGAAACTTGCCAAAGCTCTAGTGGGAGCATTCAATTGCCAGGAAATCTTGGGAACAAGGCTTTGCAGACATTCATCAAAGTGGAAATTGGTAATTTAACAAGAAGAACAATTGTTTGTGATGGTTTAAATCCCAGATGGGATACTACCTTCAATATGATGCTACATGGAGAAACtggaattttgaaattttaccTTTATGAATCAAATGGAAGCAGCATGAATTCGAACTACTGGACCAGCTGTGAGATAAAG ATGAAGTATGTTGCAGATGATTCTACAATGTTCTGGGCAATAGGACAGGGATCTGGAATGGTGGCAAAACAAGCTGAAAATTGTGGGACGGAAGTAGAAATGACTATTCCATTTGAAGGACCATTTAGCCACGCGGAG TTAACAGTCAGGCTTGTTCTTAGAGAATGGCAATTTTCAGATGGTTCTACTATCTTGAGTAAATCTGTCCCTCATTACCTTCAGACAAGAACAGAAAGGAAGCTTAAAGTTACTGTACTTGAAGGAAGGAATCTGGCCACTAAAGATAAATCTGGAAAATGTGATCCCTATGTTAAGCTTCAATATGGAAAG GCTTCTTACCGAACAAAAACCATTCCTAACAATGCAAGTCCAGTGTGGAACCATGAGTTTAATTTTGATGAAATAGGAAGTAGCAGTGAGTATCTCGAGATCAGATGTTACAACACAAATATCTTTGGAGATGAGAATATAGGAAGTGCAAGAGTGAACATGGAAGGAATTTCTGAAGGTTCCAGCAGGGATGACTGGATCCCTCTAGAGAGAGTTAATTCTGGTGAAGTGAAGCTCCTAATAGAAGTAGTGAAGAATGATGATGATGAAATTTCAAAG AATCCAGGAATGAAACAGGGATCTGGCTGGATTGAACTAGTACTTATTGAAGCTAAGGATCTAGTTGCTGCTGATGTAAGGGGAACAAGTGATCCTTTTGTAAGGGTTCATTATGGGACTTCCAAGAAACGAACTAAG GTCATTTATAAAACATTAAATCCGGAGTGGAATCAAACATTAGAGTTTCCTGACACCAGCAGTCCCTTAACCCTGCATGTTAAGGACCATAACACTGTGCTGCCGACATCTAGTATAGGGTACTGTACAGTTGAATATGAAGGCTTGCTCCCAAATCAAACAGCTGACAAATGGATTCCTCTTCAAGGAGTAAAGAATGGGGAGATCCATGTGAAAATAACAAGAAAAAGACCTGAGGTACAGAAGAAATCCAGCTTGGATACTCCTATTTCTTCATTTGACAAAGCACACAATATATCTACACAG ATGAGAGACATGTTGAAGCAATTACAATGCCTAATTGACAAGGGTGACCTAGAGGCGTTATCGCTGGCTTTGAGTGAGGTAAAAAATGCAGAAGATGACCAGGAGAAATACATGATTCAGCTAGAAAGTGAGAAGGCTCTGATGATCAGCAAAATCGACGAACTTGGTCATGAGGTCACAAGAGCATTCTCTGACCCCGCAAACTACAACACATGA